The following proteins are encoded in a genomic region of Micromonospora olivasterospora:
- the carB gene encoding carbamoyl-phosphate synthase large subunit, which translates to MPKRTDLKHILVIGSGPIVIGQACEFDYSGTQACRVLRSEGIRVSLVNSNPATIMTDPEFADATYVEPITPEFVELVIARERPDALLPTLGGQTALNTAVALHEAGVLEKYGVELIGANIDAINRGEDRQLFKDIVAAAGARLGVADPASLVPRSRVCHSMDEVRATVAELGLPVVIRPSFTMGGLGSGMAHTDGDLERIAGAGLAASPVHEVLIEESVLGWKEYELELMRDRHDNVVVVCSIENVDPMGVHTGDSVTVAPAMTLTDREYQRLRDLGIAVLREVGVDTGGCNIQFAVNPADGRIVVIEMNPRVSRSSALASKATGFPIAKIAAKLAIGYTLDEIPNDITLKTPAAFEPTLDYVVVKIPRFAFEKFPGADPELTTTMKSVGEAMSLGRNFTEALNKAMRSMETKGGGFWTQPDPAGATKENTLAALRMPHDGRLYTVERALRLGASVAEVAAASGGMDPWFLDQIAALVELRAEIVAAPVLDADLLRRAKRAGLSDRQLAALRPELAAEDGVRTLRHRLGIRPVYKTVDTCAAEFEATTPYHYSTYEQETEVAPSDRPKVIILGSGPNRIGQGIEFDYSCVHAVMALRSAPVGAAAASGSGAGGGGRSGAEGGGYETVMVNCNPETVSTDYDTADRLYFEPLTFEDVLEVWHAEDSSGKAAGGPGVVGVIVQLGGQTPLGLARRLKSAGVPVVGTSPESIHLAEERGAFEAVLAKAGLRAPAHGLATSYEEAKAIADEIGYPVLVRPSYVLGGRGMEIVYDDPTLRDYIGRATDISPDHPVLVDRFLDDAIEIDVDALCDADGEVYLGGVMEHIEEAGIHSGDSSCALPPITLAGSHLAQVRRYTEAIARGVGVRGLLNVQYALKDDVLYVLEANPRASRTVPFVSKATAVPLAKAAARIALGATIAELRAEGLLPPTGDGGTMPEDAPIAVKEAVLPFKRFRTPSGKGIDSLLGPEMKSTGEVMGIDTNFGHAFAKSQSAAYGSLPTAGKIFVSVANRDKRGMIFPIKRLADLGFEIVATTGTAEVLRRHGIACEQIRKHYEAGEGEDAVSLILGGDVALVVNTPQGSGASARSDGYEIRSAAVTADIPCITTVPGAAAAVMGIEARIRGDMRVRPLQDLHAALRAPR; encoded by the coding sequence ATGCCTAAGCGGACCGATCTCAAGCACATCCTGGTGATCGGCTCCGGGCCGATCGTGATCGGGCAGGCCTGCGAGTTCGACTACTCCGGCACCCAGGCCTGCCGGGTGCTGCGCAGCGAGGGGATCCGGGTCAGCCTGGTCAACTCCAACCCGGCGACGATCATGACGGACCCGGAGTTCGCCGACGCCACGTACGTCGAGCCGATCACCCCGGAGTTCGTCGAGCTGGTCATCGCCCGCGAGCGCCCCGACGCCCTGCTGCCCACCCTGGGCGGGCAGACCGCGCTGAACACGGCGGTCGCCCTGCACGAGGCCGGCGTGCTGGAGAAGTACGGCGTGGAGCTGATCGGCGCCAACATCGACGCCATCAACCGCGGCGAGGACCGGCAGCTGTTCAAGGACATCGTGGCCGCCGCCGGCGCCCGCCTCGGCGTCGCGGACCCGGCGTCGCTGGTGCCGCGCTCGCGGGTCTGCCACTCGATGGACGAGGTCCGGGCGACCGTCGCCGAGCTGGGCCTGCCGGTGGTGATCCGGCCGTCGTTCACCATGGGCGGCCTCGGCTCCGGCATGGCGCACACGGACGGGGACCTGGAGCGGATCGCCGGGGCCGGCCTGGCCGCCAGCCCGGTGCACGAGGTGCTCATCGAGGAGAGCGTGCTCGGCTGGAAGGAGTACGAGCTCGAGCTGATGCGCGACCGCCACGACAACGTGGTGGTGGTCTGCTCGATCGAGAACGTCGACCCGATGGGCGTGCACACCGGCGACAGCGTCACCGTCGCCCCGGCCATGACGCTCACCGACCGCGAGTACCAGCGGCTGCGTGACCTGGGCATCGCCGTGCTGCGCGAGGTCGGGGTGGACACCGGCGGCTGCAACATCCAGTTCGCGGTGAACCCGGCCGACGGCCGGATCGTCGTGATCGAGATGAACCCGCGGGTGTCCCGTTCCTCGGCGCTGGCCTCGAAGGCCACCGGCTTCCCGATCGCCAAGATCGCCGCGAAGCTGGCCATCGGCTACACCCTGGACGAGATCCCCAACGACATCACGCTGAAGACCCCGGCCGCGTTCGAGCCGACCCTCGACTACGTGGTGGTGAAGATCCCCCGGTTCGCGTTCGAGAAGTTCCCCGGCGCCGACCCGGAGCTGACCACCACGATGAAGTCGGTCGGCGAGGCGATGAGCCTCGGGCGCAACTTCACCGAGGCGCTGAACAAGGCGATGCGCTCGATGGAGACCAAGGGCGGCGGGTTCTGGACCCAGCCCGACCCGGCGGGCGCGACGAAGGAGAACACCCTCGCCGCGCTGCGGATGCCGCACGACGGCCGGCTCTACACCGTCGAGCGGGCGCTGCGCCTCGGCGCGTCCGTCGCCGAGGTCGCCGCCGCGTCCGGCGGGATGGATCCGTGGTTCCTCGACCAGATCGCCGCCCTGGTCGAGCTGCGCGCCGAGATCGTGGCCGCCCCGGTGCTCGACGCCGACCTGCTGCGCCGCGCCAAGCGGGCCGGCCTGTCCGACCGGCAGTTGGCCGCGCTGCGCCCCGAGCTGGCCGCCGAGGACGGCGTACGCACCCTGCGGCACCGGCTCGGCATCCGGCCGGTGTACAAGACGGTGGACACCTGCGCGGCCGAGTTCGAGGCGACCACGCCGTACCACTACTCGACGTACGAGCAGGAGACCGAGGTCGCGCCGTCGGACCGGCCGAAGGTGATCATCCTGGGCTCCGGGCCGAACCGGATCGGGCAGGGCATCGAGTTCGACTACTCGTGCGTGCACGCCGTAATGGCGCTGCGCAGCGCGCCCGTCGGCGCAGCCGCTGCGTCCGGTTCCGGCGCCGGAGGCGGCGGCCGTTCCGGCGCCGAAGGCGGCGGCTACGAGACCGTGATGGTCAACTGCAACCCGGAGACCGTCTCCACGGACTACGACACCGCCGACCGGCTCTACTTCGAGCCGCTGACGTTCGAGGACGTGCTGGAGGTCTGGCACGCCGAGGACTCGTCGGGGAAGGCGGCCGGCGGGCCGGGCGTGGTCGGGGTGATCGTGCAGCTCGGCGGGCAGACCCCGCTGGGCCTGGCGCGGCGGCTGAAGAGCGCCGGCGTGCCGGTGGTCGGCACGTCCCCGGAGTCGATCCACCTGGCCGAGGAGCGGGGCGCGTTCGAGGCGGTGCTGGCGAAGGCCGGGCTGCGGGCCCCGGCGCACGGCCTGGCCACCTCGTACGAGGAGGCGAAGGCGATCGCCGACGAGATCGGCTACCCCGTGCTGGTCCGCCCGTCGTACGTGCTCGGCGGGCGCGGCATGGAGATCGTCTACGACGACCCGACGCTGCGCGACTACATCGGCCGGGCCACCGACATCTCCCCGGACCACCCCGTGCTGGTCGACCGGTTCCTCGACGACGCCATCGAGATCGACGTGGACGCGCTCTGCGACGCCGACGGCGAGGTCTACCTCGGCGGCGTGATGGAGCACATCGAGGAGGCCGGCATCCACTCCGGCGACTCGTCCTGCGCGCTGCCGCCGATCACCCTCGCGGGCTCGCACCTGGCCCAGGTGCGCCGCTACACCGAGGCGATCGCCCGGGGCGTCGGGGTGCGCGGCCTGCTCAACGTGCAGTACGCCCTCAAGGACGACGTGCTGTACGTGCTGGAGGCGAACCCGCGGGCGTCGCGTACCGTGCCGTTCGTCTCGAAGGCCACGGCGGTGCCCCTGGCGAAGGCGGCGGCCCGGATCGCGCTCGGCGCCACCATCGCCGAACTGCGCGCTGAGGGCCTGCTGCCCCCGACGGGCGACGGCGGCACCATGCCCGAGGACGCGCCGATCGCGGTCAAGGAGGCGGTGCTGCCGTTCAAGCGGTTCCGCACGCCGTCCGGCAAGGGCATCGACTCGCTGCTCGGGCCGGAGATGAAGTCCACCGGCGAGGTGATGGGCATCGACACCAACTTCGGGCACGCCTTCGCCAAGTCGCAGTCGGCGGCGTACGGGTCGCTGCCGACCGCCGGGAAGATCTTCGTCTCGGTCGCCAACCGCGACAAGCGCGGCATGATCTTCCCGATCAAGCGCCTGGCCGACCTGGGCTTCGAGATCGTCGCGACGACCGGCACCGCGGAGGTGCTGCGCCGGCACGGCATCGCCTGCGAGCAGATCCGCAAGCACTACGAGGCCGGCGAGGGCGAGGACGCCGTGTCGCTGATCCTCGGCGGCGACGTGGCCCTGGTGGTGAACACCCCGCAGGGTTCCGGCGCGAGCGCCCGCTCCGACGGGTACGAGATCCGCAGCGCGGCCGTCACGGCGGACATCCCCTGCATCACCACGGTCCCGGGCGCGGCGGCGGCGGTCATGGGCATCGAGGCGCGCATCCGCGGCGACATGCGCGTCCGTCCGCTCCAGGACCTGCACGCGGCCCTGCGGGCCCCCCGGTGA